The following proteins are co-located in the Anoplopoma fimbria isolate UVic2021 breed Golden Eagle Sablefish chromosome 18, Afim_UVic_2022, whole genome shotgun sequence genome:
- the LOC129107387 gene encoding LOW QUALITY PROTEIN: hepatocyte nuclear factor 3-beta-like (The sequence of the model RefSeq protein was modified relative to this genomic sequence to represent the inferred CDS: inserted 2 bases in 2 codons): MLSSVKMEGHEHPDWSGSGYYGETECYTSAGNMNSMGYMNAPSMTSTGHMNAHYAHPMGVPQGXRVMLQAGAGMSGLGGSLQPSMGSISPPPYGSLPVVSPVYGQAQVRSREPKPYRRSYTHAKPPYSYISLITMAIQQSGVKMLTLNEIYQWITDLFPFYRQNQQRWQNSIRHSLSFNDCFIKVPRLPDKPGKGSFWALHPDSGNMFENGCYLRRQKRFKTGRGGEGGEKESEGGSTSTTTTTTTTTSGSTRSDSPHSSSPDSPTSSDPKVTGVDLKVPSSPTRVNSPFTQHLFSHHHQYHHHHHHLKPEHYHPHYSFNHPFSINNLMSEPVVQYXGYGCPVVSKTGLDPSHPDASYYRGVYSRPIMNS, encoded by the exons ATGCTGAGCTCGGTTAAGATGGAGGGACACGAGCATCCAGACTGGAGCGGGAGCGGCTACTACGGAGAAACTGAG TGCTACACATCAGCTGGGAACATGAACTCAATGGGCTACATGAACGCGCCCAGTATGACCAGTACCGGGCACATGAACGCGCATTACGCACACCCGATGGGGGTCCCACAGG CCCGGGTCATGCTGCAGGCCGGGGCCGGGATGTCGGGCCTCGGAGGCTCCCTGCAGCCGAGCATGGGCTCCATCAGCCCGCCGCCGTACGGGAGCCTCCCGGTGGTGAGCCCGGTGTACGGACAGGCCCAGGTGAGATCCAGGGAACCCAAACCGTACCGGAGGAGCTACACCCATGCAAAACCTCCCTACTCCTACATCTCCCTCATCACCATGGCCATCCAGCAGTCCGGGGTCAAGATGCTGACCCTGAATGAGATCTACCAGTGGATCACAGACCTGTTCCCGTTCTACCGGCAGAACCAGCAGCGGTGGCAGAACTCCATCCGACACTCTCTGTCCTTCAACGACTGCTTCATCAAGGTGCCTCGGTTACCGGACAAACCGGGCAAGGGGTCGTTCTGGGCTCTGCACCCGGACTCCGGGAACATGTTCGAGAACGGCTGCTACCTGCGGCGGCAGAAGAGGTTCAAGAccgggagaggaggagaaggaggggagaagGAGTCTGAAGGAGGctccaccagcaccaccaccaccaccaccaccaccaccagtgggAGTACGCGTTCAGACTCCCCGCACTCCTCCTCCCCAGACTCCCCCACCTCCTCAGACCCAAAGGTCACCGGGGTTGACCTCAAAGTGCCATCCAGCCCGACGCGCGTCAACTCTCCTTTTACGCAGCACCTGttctcccaccaccaccagtaccaccaccaccaccaccacctgaaGCCGGAGCACTACCACCCCCATTACTCCTTCAACCACCCGTTCTCCATCAACAACCTCATGTCGGAGCCGGTGGTGCAGT GGGGGTATGGCTGTCCGGTGGTGTCCAAAACCGGCCTTGACCCCTCTCACCCCGACGCCAGCTACTACCGTGGGGTGTACAGCAGGCCCATCATGAACTCCTGA